In Parus major isolate Abel chromosome 3, Parus_major1.1, whole genome shotgun sequence, the following are encoded in one genomic region:
- the SRP9 gene encoding signal recognition particle 9 kDa protein has product MPHFQAWEEFTRAAEKLYLADPMKVRVVLKYRHCDGNLCIKVTDDVACLLYRTDQAQDVKKIEKFHSQLMRLMVAKESRSAAMETD; this is encoded by the exons ATGCCGCACTTCCAGGCCTGGGAAGAGTTCACCCGCGCCGCCGAGAAGCTCTACCTCGCCGACCCCATGAAG GTGCGTGTTGTTCTCAAATACCGACACTGTGATGGGAACCTCTGTATCAAAGTAACAGATGATGTGGCT TGTTTGCTGTACAGAACAGACCAAGCACAAGACGTGAAGAAGATTGAGAAATTCCACAGTCAGCTCATGCGACTCATGGTGGCGAAGGAATCCCGCAGTGCTGCCATGGAAACAGACTGA